Proteins encoded together in one Musa acuminata AAA Group cultivar baxijiao chromosome BXJ3-6, Cavendish_Baxijiao_AAA, whole genome shotgun sequence window:
- the LOC135639971 gene encoding protein IQ-DOMAIN 3-like, with the protein MVREGQWFTAVKRALVPQCCQSDLGRSIGKSKLSDSLLSKELEANAAQPLLSAPVEDVELTAKEDEHSKHAYSVALASAVAAEAAVVAAQAAAEVIRLTTLTTRLTGKSRREIAATKIQAVFRGYLARRSWRALRGLLRLRRLVDKNAVKSQTTNTLQCLQTLARVQTQLHSRRNSMTDQNQALQGHLQRKCGKQPVVKIGEGWNDSAQSKEQAETKLLNKQEAAVRRERALAYAFSHQWKSSTRSLHTQPSNPQWGWGWLAQWMAATPNNSAMEINDRAFTDSSNCNVMAQTRKHRDTSLDCTLSVAQKSSQSSSQESPATPRSKTPSTASTKKSVSPRDGQCSVDSDPRSKPSFQPEQRRRRHSIAGPLMTGGESLVSSPTTPSYMALTKSARARSRFHGTQSYQPETSEKGSISLVKKHLSFPAVAKSNVLSSARTRRHSWPVKIDIASSTEVATKKRV; encoded by the exons ATGGTGAGAGAAGGGCAGTGGTTTACTGCTGTCAAGAGAGCTTTGGTCCCACAGTGCTGTCAAAGTGATCTTGGGAGAAGTATTGGCAAATCCAAGCTGTCTGATTCACTCCTTTCAAAAGAATTGGAAGCTAATGCTGCACAACCGCTGTTATCTGCTCCGGTTGAGGATGTCGAGCTGACAGCAAAAGAGGATGAACACAGCAAGCACGCCTACTCGGTGGCTCTTGCCAGCGCTGTTGCTGCAGAGGCTGCAGTTGTTGCTGCTCAGGCTGCTGCAGAGGTCATTCGCCTCACCACCTTAACAACGAGGCTCACAGGTAAATCAAGACGAGAAATTGCAGCCACTAAGATCCAGGCCGTGTTCCGTGGATACTTG GCGAGGAGATCATGGAGAGCACTCAGAGGACTGCTTAGGTTGAGGAGATTGGTAGACAAAAATGCTGTCAAGTCTCAAACAACAAACACACTGCAGTGCCTGCAAACGCTGGCAAGAGTTCAGACACAGCTACATTCAAGGAGGAACAGCATGACGGACCAAAACCAGGCTCTCCAGGGGCATCTGCAAAGAAAATGTGGGAAGCAACCAGTAGTAAAG ATTGGAGAGGGATGGAATGATAGTGCTCAATCCAAAGAACAAGCTGAAACAAAACTTTTGAACAAACAGGAAGCTGCTGTAAGAAGAGAAAGGGCACTAGCTTATGCATTTTCTCATCAG TGGAAGAGCTCTACTAGATCCCTGCACACACAGCCAAGCAACCCACAGTGGGGATGGGGCTGGTTGGCACAGTGGATGGCAGCAACACCGAACAACAGCGCGATGGAAATCAATGACCGTGCCTTCACCGACAGTTCCAACTGCAACGTCATGGCACAGACAAGGAAACATCGCGACACGAGCTTGGACTGCACCCTATCAGTAGCTCAGAAGTCGAGCCAGTCTTCCAGCCAAGAGTCACCGGCAACACCGCGCTCCAAGACACCATCGACTGCAAGCACAAAGAAATCGGTGAGCCCAAGAGATGGTCAGTGCTCCGTAGACAGTGACCCGAGGAGCAAGCCGAGCTTTCAGCCTGAGCAACGGCGGAGGCGGCACAGCATTGCAGGGCCATTGATGACGGGTGGTGAGAGTCTGGTGAGCTCACCGACCACTCCGAGCTACATGGCACTCACGAAATCAGCTCGAGCCAGGTCACGGTTCCATGGAACACAAAGTTATCAACCTGAGACTTCCGAGAAGGGATCCATCTCATTAGTAAAAAAGCATTTATCATTCCCAGCAGTGGCGAAGAGCAATGTATTGTCTTCTGCAAGGACCAGGCGGCATTCATGGCCTGTGAAGATTGATATTGCCTCATCGACAGAAGTAGCTACCAAGAAGAGGGTGTAA